Proteins encoded together in one Candidatus Dependentiae bacterium window:
- a CDS encoding YebC/PmpR family DNA-binding transcriptional regulator — protein sequence MAGHSKWKTIKNKKEKQDSKRGKIFTKLVREIMVAAKEGGGDPAGNARLRIVLENAKAMNMPQDNITRAIKKGCGELEGVNYESFTYEGYGPHSTAVMIETLSDNKNRTVSDLRHLFSKSGGNLAESGTVSWMFEHKGVIRAESKLSEDDLLEKFLDYNVDDISLDDGTVTITCPSQDFDKIKKAAASMGIKPESAGIEWVPKNPMALEDKDQEESVMNFLDKLEDLDDVQNVYANIE from the coding sequence ATGGCCGGACATTCTAAATGGAAAACGATAAAAAATAAAAAAGAGAAACAAGATTCCAAGCGTGGTAAAATCTTTACCAAGCTTGTTCGCGAAATTATGGTTGCTGCTAAAGAGGGCGGCGGAGACCCAGCTGGAAATGCCCGGCTTCGCATTGTTCTTGAAAATGCAAAAGCCATGAATATGCCTCAAGACAATATTACCCGCGCTATAAAAAAAGGTTGCGGTGAGCTTGAAGGCGTTAACTACGAATCTTTTACCTACGAAGGCTATGGTCCTCATAGCACTGCTGTTATGATTGAAACACTCAGTGATAATAAAAATCGTACAGTTTCTGATCTGCGTCATCTTTTTTCAAAGTCCGGTGGTAACTTAGCTGAAAGTGGCACCGTTTCTTGGATGTTCGAGCACAAAGGTGTTATTCGTGCTGAAAGCAAGCTTTCTGAAGATGACCTTCTGGAAAAATTTCTTGATTATAATGTTGATGATATATCACTGGATGATGGTACCGTTACCATTACGTGCCCTTCACAAGATTTTGATAAAATCAAAAAAGCCGCAGCAAGTATGGGCATAAAGCCCGAATCAGCAGGCATTGAATGGGTACCTAAAAATCCAATGGCACTTGAAGATAAAGATCAAGAAGAGAGTGTTATGAACTTTCTTGATAAGCTTGAAGATCTGGATGACGTTCAGAATGTTTACGCAAATATTGAGTAA
- a CDS encoding YicC family protein — protein MLLSMTGFSTVTTMIDLKSAGRVSLAIEVKAVNSRFFESVCKLPSLLSALEVSINSILQRSLLRGRVYLTIRLGRENEAFESIALSERALQGYVAAAQAIKEKFGVQGELTLHDLMQLPNVFVAERSELSSEEETVVLDLIKQAAEKLNATRREEGNTLQQDIDMRLLLCSKKVEEIKAGFELLMVEQKKLIVQYLEPAQNGDEQAKANLESAYSVLNKIDINEEVTRFKSHLSSVQAFLNLQQTEKGKRLDFILQELMREVNTMMAKCSNYQISSAAVDIKVELEKIREQIQNIV, from the coding sequence GTGCTTTTAAGTATGACCGGTTTTAGTACGGTAACCACCATGATCGATTTAAAGAGCGCAGGTCGCGTTTCTTTGGCCATAGAAGTCAAAGCGGTTAACTCTCGTTTTTTTGAATCAGTGTGCAAACTTCCAAGTCTGCTCAGCGCGCTTGAGGTGAGCATCAATAGCATCTTGCAGCGTTCATTACTGCGTGGTCGTGTTTATTTGACCATTCGCCTTGGGCGGGAAAATGAAGCTTTTGAGTCAATTGCTTTGAGTGAACGCGCGTTACAAGGTTATGTTGCTGCAGCACAGGCCATCAAGGAAAAATTTGGAGTTCAAGGTGAACTAACCCTTCACGATTTGATGCAATTACCAAATGTTTTTGTTGCTGAACGGAGCGAACTGAGCTCAGAAGAAGAAACTGTAGTTCTTGACTTGATTAAGCAAGCAGCAGAAAAACTTAATGCAACTCGCCGCGAAGAGGGTAACACCTTGCAGCAAGATATTGATATGCGCTTGTTGCTTTGTTCAAAAAAAGTTGAAGAGATTAAGGCCGGCTTTGAACTGCTGATGGTTGAACAAAAAAAGCTTATTGTTCAGTACCTTGAGCCTGCACAAAATGGTGATGAGCAAGCAAAAGCGAATCTTGAAAGTGCTTACTCGGTTTTGAATAAAATTGATATTAATGAAGAAGTGACGCGATTTAAGAGCCACTTAAGCAGTGTTCAAGCATTTTTGAATTTACAGCAAACTGAAAAAGGTAAGCGCCTAGACTTTATCTTGCAAGAGCTCATGCGTGAAGTAAACACCATGATGGCTAAGTGCTCAAACTATCAGATTAGTTCTGCTGCAGTTGACATTAAAGTTGAGCTTGAGAAAATTCGAGAACAAATTCAAAACATTGTGTAA